A part of Patagioenas fasciata isolate bPatFas1 chromosome 28, bPatFas1.hap1, whole genome shotgun sequence genomic DNA contains:
- the PCBP2 gene encoding poly(rC)-binding protein 2 isoform X15: MDTGVIEGGLNVTLTIRLLMHGKEVGSIIGKKGESVKKMREESGARINISEGNCPERIITLAGPTNAIFKAFAMIIDKLEEDISSSMTNSTAASRPPVTLRLVVPASQCGSLIGKGGCKIKEIRESTGAQVQVAGDMLPNSTERAITIAGIPQSIIECVKQICVVMLESPPKGVTIPYRPKPSSSPVIFAGGQAYAIQGQYAIPQPDLTKLHQLAMQQSHFPMSHGNTGFSGVESSSAEVKGYWGLDASAQTTSHELTIPNDLIGCIIGRQGAKINEIRQMSGAQIKIANPVEGSTDRQVTITGSAASISLAQYLINVRLSSETGGMGSS, encoded by the exons ATGGACACCGGTGTCATTGAAGGTGGTTTAAATGTCACCCTCACCATCCGGCTACTCATGCACGGCAAG GAGGTTGGCAGCATCATTGGGAAG AAAGGAGAGTCTGTGAAGAAGATGCGTGAGGAG AGCGGCGCTCGCATTAACATCTCGGAAGGGAACTGCCCCGAGCGGATCATCACCCTCGCGGGCCCCACCAACGCCATCTTCAAAGCGTTCGCGATGATCATCGACAAACTGGAAGAG GACATCAGCAGCTCCATGACCAACAGCACGGCCGCCAGCCGGCCCCCGGTCACCCTGCGGCTCGTGGTCCCCGCCAGCCAGTGCGGGTCCCTCATCGGGAAGGGGGGCTGCAAGATCAAAGAGATACGAGAG AGCACGGGGGCGCAGGTCCAGGTGGCCGGTGACATGCTGCCCAACTCCACTGAGCGAGCCATCACCATCGCCGGGATCCCACAGTCCATCATCGAGTGCGTCAAACAGATCTGCGTCGTCATGCTCGAG tcccccccgaAGGGCGTCACCATCCCGTACCGGCCCAAACCATCCAGCTCTCCCGTCATCTTTGCAGGCGGTCAG GCCTATGCCATTCAAGGACAGTATGCCATTCCACAGCCAGAT CTGACCAAGCTGCACCAGTTGGCAATGCAACAGTCACACTTTCCAATGTCTCATGGCAACACTGGATTCAGTG GCGTGGAATCCAGCTCTGCAGAGGTGAAAGGCTATTGGG GTTTGGACGCCTCGGCTCAAACCACCTCTCACGAACTCACCATTCCAAACGAT TTGATTGGCTGCATCATCGGGCGTCAAGGCGCCAAAATCAATGAGATCCGCCAGATGTCGGGGGCGCAGATCAAAATTGCCAACCCGGTGGAGGGCTCCACCGACAGGCAGGTCACCATCACCGGCTCGGCCGCCAGCATCAGCTTGGCCCAGTATCTAATTAATGTCAG
- the PCBP2 gene encoding poly(rC)-binding protein 2 isoform X12, translating to MDTGVIEGGLNVTLTIRLLMHGKEVGSIIGKKGESVKKMREESGARINISEGNCPERIITLAGPTNAIFKAFAMIIDKLEEDISSSMTNSTAASRPPVTLRLVVPASQCGSLIGKGGCKIKEIRESTGAQVQVAGDMLPNSTERAITIAGIPQSIIECVKQICVVMLESPPKGVTIPYRPKPSSSPVIFAGGQDRYSSGSASYPHTAPSMCLNSDLEGPPQEATRQPLHGNELGPIPAWAAVLPAYAIQGQYAIPQPDLTKLHQLAMQQSHFPMSHGNTGFSGLDASAQTTSHELTIPNDLIGCIIGRQGAKINEIRQMSGAQIKIANPVEGSTDRQVTITGSAASISLAQYLINVRLSSETGGMGSS from the exons ATGGACACCGGTGTCATTGAAGGTGGTTTAAATGTCACCCTCACCATCCGGCTACTCATGCACGGCAAG GAGGTTGGCAGCATCATTGGGAAG AAAGGAGAGTCTGTGAAGAAGATGCGTGAGGAG AGCGGCGCTCGCATTAACATCTCGGAAGGGAACTGCCCCGAGCGGATCATCACCCTCGCGGGCCCCACCAACGCCATCTTCAAAGCGTTCGCGATGATCATCGACAAACTGGAAGAG GACATCAGCAGCTCCATGACCAACAGCACGGCCGCCAGCCGGCCCCCGGTCACCCTGCGGCTCGTGGTCCCCGCCAGCCAGTGCGGGTCCCTCATCGGGAAGGGGGGCTGCAAGATCAAAGAGATACGAGAG AGCACGGGGGCGCAGGTCCAGGTGGCCGGTGACATGCTGCCCAACTCCACTGAGCGAGCCATCACCATCGCCGGGATCCCACAGTCCATCATCGAGTGCGTCAAACAGATCTGCGTCGTCATGCTCGAG tcccccccgaAGGGCGTCACCATCCCGTACCGGCCCAAACCATCCAGCTCTCCCGTCATCTTTGCAGGCGGTCAG GACAGGTACAGCAGCGGCAGTGCGAGCTACCCCCACACCGCCCCATCCATGTGCCTCAACTCTGACTTGGAGGGACCACCTCAGGAG GCCACCCGGCAGCCACTGCATGGCAACGAACTTGGGCCAAttccagcctgggctgcagttcttccg GCCTATGCCATTCAAGGACAGTATGCCATTCCACAGCCAGAT CTGACCAAGCTGCACCAGTTGGCAATGCAACAGTCACACTTTCCAATGTCTCATGGCAACACTGGATTCAGTG GTTTGGACGCCTCGGCTCAAACCACCTCTCACGAACTCACCATTCCAAACGAT TTGATTGGCTGCATCATCGGGCGTCAAGGCGCCAAAATCAATGAGATCCGCCAGATGTCGGGGGCGCAGATCAAAATTGCCAACCCGGTGGAGGGCTCCACCGACAGGCAGGTCACCATCACCGGCTCGGCCGCCAGCATCAGCTTGGCCCAGTATCTAATTAATGTCAG
- the PCBP2 gene encoding poly(rC)-binding protein 2 isoform X14: protein MDTGVIEGGLNVTLTIRLLMHGKEVGSIIGKKGESVKKMREESGARINISEGNCPERIITLAGPTNAIFKAFAMIIDKLEEDISSSMTNSTAASRPPVTLRLVVPASQCGSLIGKGGCKIKEIRESTGAQVQVAGDMLPNSTERAITIAGIPQSIIECVKQICVVMLESPPKGVTIPYRPKPSSSPVIFAGGQDRYSSGSASYPHTAPSMCLNSDLEGPPQEAYAIQGQYAIPQPDLTKLHQLAMQQSHFPMSHGNTGFSGLDASAQTTSHELTIPNDLIGCIIGRQGAKINEIRQMSGAQIKIANPVEGSTDRQVTITGSAASISLAQYLINVRLSSETGGMGSS from the exons ATGGACACCGGTGTCATTGAAGGTGGTTTAAATGTCACCCTCACCATCCGGCTACTCATGCACGGCAAG GAGGTTGGCAGCATCATTGGGAAG AAAGGAGAGTCTGTGAAGAAGATGCGTGAGGAG AGCGGCGCTCGCATTAACATCTCGGAAGGGAACTGCCCCGAGCGGATCATCACCCTCGCGGGCCCCACCAACGCCATCTTCAAAGCGTTCGCGATGATCATCGACAAACTGGAAGAG GACATCAGCAGCTCCATGACCAACAGCACGGCCGCCAGCCGGCCCCCGGTCACCCTGCGGCTCGTGGTCCCCGCCAGCCAGTGCGGGTCCCTCATCGGGAAGGGGGGCTGCAAGATCAAAGAGATACGAGAG AGCACGGGGGCGCAGGTCCAGGTGGCCGGTGACATGCTGCCCAACTCCACTGAGCGAGCCATCACCATCGCCGGGATCCCACAGTCCATCATCGAGTGCGTCAAACAGATCTGCGTCGTCATGCTCGAG tcccccccgaAGGGCGTCACCATCCCGTACCGGCCCAAACCATCCAGCTCTCCCGTCATCTTTGCAGGCGGTCAG GACAGGTACAGCAGCGGCAGTGCGAGCTACCCCCACACCGCCCCATCCATGTGCCTCAACTCTGACTTGGAGGGACCACCTCAGGAG GCCTATGCCATTCAAGGACAGTATGCCATTCCACAGCCAGAT CTGACCAAGCTGCACCAGTTGGCAATGCAACAGTCACACTTTCCAATGTCTCATGGCAACACTGGATTCAGTG GTTTGGACGCCTCGGCTCAAACCACCTCTCACGAACTCACCATTCCAAACGAT TTGATTGGCTGCATCATCGGGCGTCAAGGCGCCAAAATCAATGAGATCCGCCAGATGTCGGGGGCGCAGATCAAAATTGCCAACCCGGTGGAGGGCTCCACCGACAGGCAGGTCACCATCACCGGCTCGGCCGCCAGCATCAGCTTGGCCCAGTATCTAATTAATGTCAG
- the PCBP2 gene encoding poly(rC)-binding protein 2 isoform X11, translated as MDTGVIEGGLNVTLTIRLLMHGKEVGSIIGKKGESVKKMREESGARINISEGNCPERIITLAGPTNAIFKAFAMIIDKLEEDISSSMTNSTAASRPPVTLRLVVPASQCGSLIGKGGCKIKEIRESTGAQVQVAGDMLPNSTERAITIAGIPQSIIECVKQICVVMLESPPKGVTIPYRPKPSSSPVIFAGGQDRYSSGSASYPHTAPSMCLNSDLEGPPQEATRQPLHGNELGPIPAWAAVLPAYAIQGQYAIPQPDLTKLHQLAMQQSHFPMSHGNTGFSGVESSSAEVKGYWGLDASAQTTSHELTIPNDLIGCIIGRQGAKINEIRQMSGAQIKIANPVEGSTDRQVTITGSAASISLAQYLINVRLSSETGGMGSS; from the exons ATGGACACCGGTGTCATTGAAGGTGGTTTAAATGTCACCCTCACCATCCGGCTACTCATGCACGGCAAG GAGGTTGGCAGCATCATTGGGAAG AAAGGAGAGTCTGTGAAGAAGATGCGTGAGGAG AGCGGCGCTCGCATTAACATCTCGGAAGGGAACTGCCCCGAGCGGATCATCACCCTCGCGGGCCCCACCAACGCCATCTTCAAAGCGTTCGCGATGATCATCGACAAACTGGAAGAG GACATCAGCAGCTCCATGACCAACAGCACGGCCGCCAGCCGGCCCCCGGTCACCCTGCGGCTCGTGGTCCCCGCCAGCCAGTGCGGGTCCCTCATCGGGAAGGGGGGCTGCAAGATCAAAGAGATACGAGAG AGCACGGGGGCGCAGGTCCAGGTGGCCGGTGACATGCTGCCCAACTCCACTGAGCGAGCCATCACCATCGCCGGGATCCCACAGTCCATCATCGAGTGCGTCAAACAGATCTGCGTCGTCATGCTCGAG tcccccccgaAGGGCGTCACCATCCCGTACCGGCCCAAACCATCCAGCTCTCCCGTCATCTTTGCAGGCGGTCAG GACAGGTACAGCAGCGGCAGTGCGAGCTACCCCCACACCGCCCCATCCATGTGCCTCAACTCTGACTTGGAGGGACCACCTCAGGAG GCCACCCGGCAGCCACTGCATGGCAACGAACTTGGGCCAAttccagcctgggctgcagttcttccg GCCTATGCCATTCAAGGACAGTATGCCATTCCACAGCCAGAT CTGACCAAGCTGCACCAGTTGGCAATGCAACAGTCACACTTTCCAATGTCTCATGGCAACACTGGATTCAGTG GCGTGGAATCCAGCTCTGCAGAGGTGAAAGGCTATTGGG GTTTGGACGCCTCGGCTCAAACCACCTCTCACGAACTCACCATTCCAAACGAT TTGATTGGCTGCATCATCGGGCGTCAAGGCGCCAAAATCAATGAGATCCGCCAGATGTCGGGGGCGCAGATCAAAATTGCCAACCCGGTGGAGGGCTCCACCGACAGGCAGGTCACCATCACCGGCTCGGCCGCCAGCATCAGCTTGGCCCAGTATCTAATTAATGTCAG
- the PCBP2 gene encoding poly(rC)-binding protein 2 isoform X16 yields the protein MDTGVIEGGLNVTLTIRLLMHGKEVGSIIGKKGESVKKMREESGARINISEGNCPERIITLAGPTNAIFKAFAMIIDKLEEDISSSMTNSTAASRPPVTLRLVVPASQCGSLIGKGGCKIKEIRESTGAQVQVAGDMLPNSTERAITIAGIPQSIIECVKQICVVMLESPPKGVTIPYRPKPSSSPVIFAGGQAYAIQGQYAIPQPDLTKLHQLAMQQSHFPMSHGNTGFSGLDASAQTTSHELTIPNDLIGCIIGRQGAKINEIRQMSGAQIKIANPVEGSTDRQVTITGSAASISLAQYLINVRLSSETGGMGSS from the exons ATGGACACCGGTGTCATTGAAGGTGGTTTAAATGTCACCCTCACCATCCGGCTACTCATGCACGGCAAG GAGGTTGGCAGCATCATTGGGAAG AAAGGAGAGTCTGTGAAGAAGATGCGTGAGGAG AGCGGCGCTCGCATTAACATCTCGGAAGGGAACTGCCCCGAGCGGATCATCACCCTCGCGGGCCCCACCAACGCCATCTTCAAAGCGTTCGCGATGATCATCGACAAACTGGAAGAG GACATCAGCAGCTCCATGACCAACAGCACGGCCGCCAGCCGGCCCCCGGTCACCCTGCGGCTCGTGGTCCCCGCCAGCCAGTGCGGGTCCCTCATCGGGAAGGGGGGCTGCAAGATCAAAGAGATACGAGAG AGCACGGGGGCGCAGGTCCAGGTGGCCGGTGACATGCTGCCCAACTCCACTGAGCGAGCCATCACCATCGCCGGGATCCCACAGTCCATCATCGAGTGCGTCAAACAGATCTGCGTCGTCATGCTCGAG tcccccccgaAGGGCGTCACCATCCCGTACCGGCCCAAACCATCCAGCTCTCCCGTCATCTTTGCAGGCGGTCAG GCCTATGCCATTCAAGGACAGTATGCCATTCCACAGCCAGAT CTGACCAAGCTGCACCAGTTGGCAATGCAACAGTCACACTTTCCAATGTCTCATGGCAACACTGGATTCAGTG GTTTGGACGCCTCGGCTCAAACCACCTCTCACGAACTCACCATTCCAAACGAT TTGATTGGCTGCATCATCGGGCGTCAAGGCGCCAAAATCAATGAGATCCGCCAGATGTCGGGGGCGCAGATCAAAATTGCCAACCCGGTGGAGGGCTCCACCGACAGGCAGGTCACCATCACCGGCTCGGCCGCCAGCATCAGCTTGGCCCAGTATCTAATTAATGTCAG
- the PCBP2 gene encoding poly(rC)-binding protein 2 isoform X13, which produces MDTGVIEGGLNVTLTIRLLMHGKEVGSIIGKKGESVKKMREESGARINISEGNCPERIITLAGPTNAIFKAFAMIIDKLEEDISSSMTNSTAASRPPVTLRLVVPASQCGSLIGKGGCKIKEIRESTGAQVQVAGDMLPNSTERAITIAGIPQSIIECVKQICVVMLESPPKGVTIPYRPKPSSSPVIFAGGQDRYSSGSASYPHTAPSMCLNSDLEGPPQEAYAIQGQYAIPQPDLTKLHQLAMQQSHFPMSHGNTGFSGVESSSAEVKGYWGLDASAQTTSHELTIPNDLIGCIIGRQGAKINEIRQMSGAQIKIANPVEGSTDRQVTITGSAASISLAQYLINVRLSSETGGMGSS; this is translated from the exons ATGGACACCGGTGTCATTGAAGGTGGTTTAAATGTCACCCTCACCATCCGGCTACTCATGCACGGCAAG GAGGTTGGCAGCATCATTGGGAAG AAAGGAGAGTCTGTGAAGAAGATGCGTGAGGAG AGCGGCGCTCGCATTAACATCTCGGAAGGGAACTGCCCCGAGCGGATCATCACCCTCGCGGGCCCCACCAACGCCATCTTCAAAGCGTTCGCGATGATCATCGACAAACTGGAAGAG GACATCAGCAGCTCCATGACCAACAGCACGGCCGCCAGCCGGCCCCCGGTCACCCTGCGGCTCGTGGTCCCCGCCAGCCAGTGCGGGTCCCTCATCGGGAAGGGGGGCTGCAAGATCAAAGAGATACGAGAG AGCACGGGGGCGCAGGTCCAGGTGGCCGGTGACATGCTGCCCAACTCCACTGAGCGAGCCATCACCATCGCCGGGATCCCACAGTCCATCATCGAGTGCGTCAAACAGATCTGCGTCGTCATGCTCGAG tcccccccgaAGGGCGTCACCATCCCGTACCGGCCCAAACCATCCAGCTCTCCCGTCATCTTTGCAGGCGGTCAG GACAGGTACAGCAGCGGCAGTGCGAGCTACCCCCACACCGCCCCATCCATGTGCCTCAACTCTGACTTGGAGGGACCACCTCAGGAG GCCTATGCCATTCAAGGACAGTATGCCATTCCACAGCCAGAT CTGACCAAGCTGCACCAGTTGGCAATGCAACAGTCACACTTTCCAATGTCTCATGGCAACACTGGATTCAGTG GCGTGGAATCCAGCTCTGCAGAGGTGAAAGGCTATTGGG GTTTGGACGCCTCGGCTCAAACCACCTCTCACGAACTCACCATTCCAAACGAT TTGATTGGCTGCATCATCGGGCGTCAAGGCGCCAAAATCAATGAGATCCGCCAGATGTCGGGGGCGCAGATCAAAATTGCCAACCCGGTGGAGGGCTCCACCGACAGGCAGGTCACCATCACCGGCTCGGCCGCCAGCATCAGCTTGGCCCAGTATCTAATTAATGTCAG